From one Micromonospora siamensis genomic stretch:
- a CDS encoding phosphatase PAP2 family protein, with the protein MSEAVGVSTRSGEDRAARVVTEVFAPAVWAAAMPLVVAVQAAGWVRGPLWGLLAVFFSAALPYGIVLLAVRRGRLTDHHIGVREQRRGPLLLGMVCVLVGLGLLIDFDAPRRLVAMVAVILAVLAVVTAVNQVWKLSVHSAVAAASVTVLTVLLGPPLLAGYALVALVAWSRVRLGDHTTPQVVAGTVAGVAVAAPVFLALT; encoded by the coding sequence GTGTCCGAAGCCGTCGGCGTCTCCACCCGCAGCGGCGAGGACCGGGCCGCCCGGGTGGTCACCGAGGTCTTCGCCCCGGCCGTCTGGGCCGCCGCGATGCCGCTGGTGGTCGCCGTGCAGGCCGCCGGTTGGGTACGGGGACCGTTGTGGGGCCTGCTCGCCGTGTTCTTCTCCGCCGCGCTGCCGTACGGGATCGTCCTGCTCGCGGTGCGGCGGGGGCGACTGACCGACCACCACATCGGCGTACGCGAGCAGCGGCGCGGGCCGTTGCTGCTCGGCATGGTCTGCGTGCTGGTCGGTCTGGGGCTGCTCATCGATTTCGACGCGCCCCGGCGGCTGGTCGCGATGGTGGCGGTGATCCTCGCGGTGCTGGCGGTGGTCACCGCGGTGAACCAGGTCTGGAAGCTCAGCGTGCACTCCGCGGTCGCGGCCGCCTCGGTGACCGTGCTGACGGTGCTCCTCGGGCCGCCCCTGCTGGCCGGTTACGCGCTGGTCGCCCTGGTCGCGTGGTCCCGGGTTCGGCTCGGCGACCACACGACGCCGCAGGTCGTCGCGGGAACGGTCGCCGGGGTCGCGGTCGCCGCGCCGGTCTTTCTCGCCCTCACCTGA
- a CDS encoding enoyl-CoA hydratase/isomerase family protein, with amino-acid sequence MTEPALTRLDVEPSGLAVLTVAAGPLNLYTAELHDAFDAALDRLTADTRALLLRAEGRVVSAGVDVNLFAAQQTPEQAKVLFDRMLELPRRIAGLPFPTVFAAHALCLTWAFEVAVACDLIVAAERASFGLVEKVVGLTPTMGGTQRLAARAGVGRAKEFVMTGDRYPASVLHKWGVVNRVLPNEGFDAAARDFAAGLAAGPTRAHAATKRVLDHFGDGGVEAADQAVTTIAADLYRTDDLRNAVRSFLADGPGRATFTGR; translated from the coding sequence ATGACCGAGCCCGCGCTGACCCGCCTGGACGTCGAGCCCTCCGGCCTGGCGGTGCTGACCGTCGCCGCCGGCCCGCTCAACCTCTACACCGCCGAGCTGCACGACGCGTTCGACGCCGCCCTGGACCGGCTGACCGCCGACACCCGGGCCCTGCTGCTGCGGGCGGAAGGGCGGGTGGTCAGCGCCGGCGTGGACGTCAACCTGTTCGCCGCCCAGCAGACCCCCGAGCAGGCGAAGGTCCTCTTCGACCGGATGCTGGAGCTGCCGCGGCGGATCGCCGGGCTGCCCTTCCCGACCGTCTTCGCCGCGCACGCGCTCTGCCTGACCTGGGCGTTCGAGGTGGCGGTGGCCTGCGACCTGATCGTGGCCGCCGAGCGGGCCAGCTTCGGCCTGGTGGAGAAGGTGGTGGGGTTGACCCCCACCATGGGCGGTACACAGCGGCTGGCGGCGCGGGCCGGAGTGGGCCGGGCCAAGGAGTTCGTCATGACCGGCGACCGCTATCCGGCGTCGGTGCTGCACAAGTGGGGTGTGGTCAACCGGGTGCTGCCCAACGAGGGGTTCGACGCGGCGGCCCGGGACTTCGCCGCCGGGCTGGCGGCCGGGCCCACCCGGGCGCACGCCGCCACCAAGCGGGTCCTGGACCATTTCGGCGACGGCGGGGTCGAGGCGGCGGACCAGGCCGTCACCACGATCGCCGCGGACCTCTACCGCACCGATGACCTGCGCAACGCCGTCCGCTCGTTCCTCGCCGACGGTCCGGGCAGGGCGACGTTCACCGGCCGCTGA
- a CDS encoding SDR family oxidoreductase, which produces MIEDKVGQSGPDGGIGPEQLATCLSVFEALEALPSDHPDVVRVQRATARLYKVIKQRRREERREAVLAHDRKVTAATATGAPGRIDDETRGLPLASTAEGASAGTLINPRGCYICKVRYREVDAFYHQLCPSCAALNRERRDARTDLTGRRALLTGGRAKIGMYIALRLLRDGAHTTITTRFPHDAVRRFTAMPDSDQWLHRLRVVGIDLRDPAQVVALADSVSAQGPLDILINNAAQTVRRTPGAYAHLVAAESAALPDGPLPELLTFAKPGADRESPAGALTGSPTITPHALTALALTTGSASPERIAAATAVDAGGLAPDLGPVNSWVQRVHEVDPVELLEVQLCNVTAPFVLVSRLRPALAASPARRTYIVNVSAMEGQFGRGYKGAGHPHTNMAKAALNMLTRTSAEDMLADGILMTSVDTGWITDERPHPTKMRLADEGFHAPLDLVDGAARVYDPIVRGERGEDVYGCFLKDYAPCAW; this is translated from the coding sequence ATGATTGAGGACAAGGTCGGACAGTCGGGACCGGACGGGGGCATCGGCCCGGAGCAGTTGGCCACCTGCCTGAGCGTCTTCGAGGCGCTGGAGGCGCTGCCGTCGGACCACCCCGACGTGGTGCGGGTGCAGCGTGCCACCGCGCGGCTGTACAAGGTGATCAAGCAGCGGCGGCGCGAGGAGCGCCGGGAGGCCGTACTGGCCCACGACCGTAAGGTCACCGCGGCCACCGCCACCGGCGCCCCGGGACGCATCGACGACGAGACCCGCGGCCTCCCGCTCGCCTCCACCGCCGAGGGTGCCAGCGCCGGCACCCTGATCAACCCGCGCGGCTGCTACATCTGCAAGGTCCGCTACCGCGAGGTGGACGCGTTCTACCACCAGCTCTGCCCGTCCTGCGCGGCGCTCAACCGGGAACGGCGCGACGCGCGTACCGACCTGACCGGCCGGCGGGCGCTGCTCACCGGTGGCCGCGCCAAGATCGGCATGTACATCGCGCTGCGGCTGCTCCGCGACGGCGCCCACACCACCATCACCACCCGGTTCCCGCACGACGCCGTCCGCCGGTTCACCGCGATGCCCGACAGCGACCAGTGGCTGCACCGGCTGCGGGTGGTCGGCATCGACCTGCGCGACCCGGCCCAGGTGGTCGCCCTCGCCGACTCGGTCAGCGCGCAGGGCCCGCTGGACATCCTGATCAACAACGCGGCGCAGACCGTCCGGCGCACCCCCGGGGCGTACGCCCATCTGGTCGCCGCCGAGTCCGCGGCCCTGCCCGACGGTCCGCTGCCGGAGCTGCTCACCTTCGCCAAGCCCGGAGCCGACCGGGAGAGTCCGGCCGGCGCCCTGACCGGATCCCCGACGATCACCCCGCACGCCCTCACCGCGCTCGCGCTGACCACCGGCTCCGCCTCGCCGGAGCGGATCGCCGCGGCAACCGCCGTCGACGCCGGCGGCCTGGCCCCGGACCTCGGGCCGGTCAACAGCTGGGTGCAGCGGGTGCACGAGGTGGACCCGGTGGAGCTGCTCGAGGTGCAGCTGTGCAACGTCACCGCGCCGTTCGTGCTGGTCAGCCGGTTGCGCCCGGCGCTGGCCGCGTCGCCGGCCCGACGCACCTACATCGTCAACGTCTCGGCGATGGAGGGGCAGTTCGGGCGCGGCTACAAGGGTGCCGGCCACCCGCACACCAACATGGCCAAGGCGGCGCTGAACATGCTGACCCGCACCAGCGCCGAGGACATGCTCGCCGACGGGATCCTGATGACCAGCGTCGACACCGGCTGGATCACCGACGAGCGACCGCACCCGACCAAGATGCGCCTCGCCGACGAGGGCTTCCACGCCCCGCTGGACCTGGTCGACGGCGCCGCCCGGGTGTACGACCCGATCGTGCGCGGCGAGCGTGGCGAGGACGTCTACGGCTGCTTCCTCAAGGACTACGCCCCCTGCGCCTGGTGA
- a CDS encoding ribosomal maturation YjgA family protein produces the protein MSITPRTVRLLTPMAAALFLGVALLIRVVDDGALRQYSGTALYGSMVWAAVLFLKPAMRPVLVGVLATVFCWAVECAQLTGVPAELSARSLLARLVLGVQFDPVDLAWYPVGVVPLVVLHQLLRAPGRR, from the coding sequence GTGTCGATCACCCCCCGAACCGTCCGGCTGCTCACGCCGATGGCGGCGGCCCTCTTCCTCGGCGTCGCCCTGCTCATCCGGGTGGTGGACGACGGCGCACTGCGCCAGTACTCGGGGACCGCTCTGTACGGATCGATGGTATGGGCGGCGGTGCTGTTCCTCAAGCCGGCGATGCGGCCGGTCCTGGTCGGGGTGCTCGCGACGGTCTTCTGCTGGGCGGTGGAGTGCGCCCAGCTGACCGGGGTGCCCGCGGAGCTGTCGGCGCGCAGCCTGCTGGCCCGGTTGGTGCTCGGCGTGCAGTTCGACCCGGTGGACCTGGCCTGGTACCCGGTGGGCGTGGTGCCGCTGGTCGTCCTGCACCAGCTCCTCCGGGCGCCGGGCCGACGATAG
- a CDS encoding RraA family protein codes for MSIDDLRRRLATLTTAHLADACLRAGVPVRCGPAALRPVVPGGQLFGPVVPARHVGSVDVFLEAIDGAAPGDVLVVDNGGRVDESCVGDLVVLEAAAAGLAGVVIWGLHRDTVDIRAVGLPVFSLGAIPTGPRRLDPRPASALTSATVGEWTLDAGDLAVADDDGVLFLPAGRAGELFQAAESIRATERRQAERIRAGVPLREQVGFAAFLAARTDDPALTFREHLRSVGGAIEE; via the coding sequence ATGAGCATCGACGACCTGCGGCGACGCCTCGCCACACTGACCACCGCCCACCTGGCCGACGCCTGCCTGCGCGCCGGTGTGCCGGTGCGCTGCGGACCCGCCGCGCTGCGACCGGTCGTACCCGGCGGGCAGTTGTTCGGGCCGGTCGTGCCGGCCCGGCACGTCGGCAGCGTCGACGTCTTCCTGGAGGCGATCGACGGCGCCGCCCCCGGCGACGTGCTGGTCGTCGACAACGGCGGACGCGTCGACGAGTCGTGCGTGGGTGACCTGGTGGTGCTGGAGGCCGCCGCCGCCGGCCTGGCCGGCGTGGTGATCTGGGGTCTGCACCGCGACACCGTCGACATCCGCGCGGTCGGCCTGCCGGTGTTCAGCCTCGGCGCGATCCCCACCGGGCCGCGGCGGCTCGACCCCCGGCCGGCGTCCGCACTGACCAGCGCGACCGTCGGGGAGTGGACCCTCGACGCCGGCGACCTGGCCGTCGCCGACGACGACGGGGTGCTCTTCCTGCCGGCCGGCCGGGCCGGTGAGCTCTTCCAGGCCGCCGAGTCGATCCGGGCCACCGAACGCCGGCAGGCCGAGCGGATCCGCGCCGGGGTGCCGCTGCGCGAGCAGGTGGGCTTCGCCGCCTTCCTGGCCGCCCGCACGGACGACCCGGCGCTGACCTTCCGTGAGCACCTGCGCTCGGTCGGTGGCGCCATCGAGGAGTGA